In the genome of Hydra vulgaris chromosome 06, alternate assembly HydraT2T_AEP, the window tatgcattataaacattataaactcATGAATATAAGATTTCAATTGCCAAAGGGACGAGCATATGcgaaatatttctaaaataaatatcttgcaAATGTGAGTTGAACACTTTACCACTACCATACTACTGCATTGGTCCTAAATCCTAAACACGCTTTTATATTCCTCgcaatcaaaaaagtaaaagcaaGTACATTcatataaagatgttttattaacatcaaatgcataacaaaattatttattaaaaaaccacaaagtcgtttttagtttcaaaatgaATTTCCCTGGATTTTAGTTtggtcaaaatatatttatgacgAGCTTCCCTGCCATATACTTGGTCACTAGCCTCTGTATCTAATTTGACAGCGCATTCTATGCTTTGCGCATGAGAAGGAAACTCAGGTAAGTTCGGAACTTCTTTAGTTGCAATTAGTGCATCGATTTGGTCATCCTTCAACCATATTGTTGATGCCGGTTCACTGCTTTTCTTAAAGTCAATTAATTCTGTCCAAGAAGTTGCTTGAAAGTTTATGTCAACATTAGCAATATTTGTAACACGGCATTCTTTATCTTTACTTGTCCTGAGTTTTTTAATGACTAGTAACGCCTGTTTCCTTATGTTAGAATCTTCATATCTAAGcatacaatataaaaagttctcAGGCAATAgacaatatgattttttttttagatttttaaaacaaatattctgTATTTCCTCATCTTGCTTTCTTATCTGTTCTGTCATTTTAAAGAATATACACGGAGAATCCATAAATTTAGAAGACCTTTTGATAAGAAACCAAATGTATGCATACACTTGTACAATAAAATTCACAAGCCTTACATGCCCTAGACTTTGTGCTTCAGTACGAGTATACAAAGCCATAATTCGAATTGCTAAAGTCAACCATCTTGCGTTGTTTAGTGgaccaatttttcttttaaaaaatatgggaTTAACAAATCCTTTAGAAATTCCAAGAcaatattcaaataatagtCTTTAATCGTGACTTAAATCATTAATTACTTCAATGGGAATATTCAGTATCTCCACTGGAGTATCAATTTTGGTAAACTTCACTTGTGGGTTAAGATGGAAATCTATAGAAACTTGCTTTCCAATAGGTCCTGAAAATTTATTTGGACACTTCGAACTGCCATCAACTATTTTGAATACTTTTCGAAATGGAAGTTCATTGTGATGCAAAGTACATCCGATAAGGtgtatttttctttctaaaCATGCAATAACTGCAATTTCTTTTCTAAACATGCAATAACTCCAATTTTGAAACCTGTATTGACATTTGTATTATCAAGAAGAAGAGCTTGTACTGAATTTAAACTAGCATACTCTTTCAGAACATTATATACAACTTCACTTTGAAGTAAACCAGTTGCATCATTTGATGGAAGATTTTTATGAGAGAGATAtgaaccatttttaaaactattttcattagtaaaagttaaatgatgtTCTTTTTTAGTAACTCTCGACAAGCGAGTATCTCCATTTTCAATGACATCCTTAAACTGAAGAACATTTTTATCATCTTTACCATCAACACCCAAACACACCAAGTTACTTAAACTATTATCATGTTGATCACCATATCTTGACATTACTTTCTTCTTCTCTCTATAAAACAACtcaaagtattatatttagcaaaatatcatattaaatgGTTTGtaaataagcatttatataaactaataaataaatatatatatttataattgtcTAACATATATAACGAAATAGTTTTTACCTCTCAATTTTGCTTCGATCTACAACTTGATTCAAATCTCCATGTTTAATGATTCCATAATCTAGTAGTAGAGCATTCGCTAGTGCAGCTGCAGCACTAGATGAGACATCATACCTACAAATAAGAaactatgaaataaataaacaaaaccgAAAGAGAGTATATTATCTATATGTGATCACTTAAGATTCTATATTCACCCTCTCCTCTCCTACTGGGGATGAACAATGaacttatgattttttttcatacttttaatatagtatatataagaAATTCTCATCTAAACTCAATatgtatgaaaattttatatacctGACAGGCTCCATTGCAAATCtatcaagtttaattaaattatattgagAACTTTTTAATGGATTATATTCTTCCTCAGAATCATTTACCTCTAAAAATacttagtatttaaaatataaaaaaaacaactatatatcTCAAGCAGCACACTTTGTAGGgccaacatttaaaaaatgttgaaatcgTTGAAACAAAGCTGTTTTAGCGTGTGCTGtttgccatatatatatatatatatatatatatatatatatatatatatatatatatatatatatatatatatatatatatatatatatatatatatatttaatttttttcttatattctaTTATTATAGTCAGGAACCTTCCTGATAAACTTACAGATGGTGACACaagatattaaagaaaaaattagataagtgtttttactaatttactattgctctgttttttaagaacattgagtaCTCATTTGTAGGttattataacataatttatatatatatatatatatatatatatatatatatatatatatatatatatatatatttatatatatatacatatatatatatatatatatatatatatatatatatatatatatatatatatatatattatatatatatatatatatatatatatatatatacaaatatacatatatgttacCAAAACATCTGGATCGGATGCTGAAACTTCAGATATGTGACCAGAATCAATCAACAAGTTATGAGCATAAGGCATTTTAACATGATCTATAAACTCTACTTGACCTAACCTTTCCGGAGTAAATGTACCAGATTTTAAATTAGCCTTTCCTAGCTGATAAATACCTTTTGGACCAATCTTGTTTCTCTGGTCACGAATATATGCCTATCTTCACAAGGGaccttaaatataatttttaaaaataatcaactaCTTCAGTTTAATTGAAGTGAAatcaaagtataataaaaaattcttagtACAATAATTGCagttaaaacaacaaatattctaatatatacaataatatataaaaaatttaatcaaataccTTTCTAGTTTCACAAAGACACAAGATGTGCTCTACTTGGCAATTGATGATGCTACACTTAACATCCCTGTCATTACATAAAACAGTCGCTAATTCACAATTACATGATGATATATCAAAGAGTTTAAAAATCATATGTTGATACTCCTTACTTTTAGATTTACAACGTCCTCGGTTTATAGATTTTACTCtttcaaaaagatttcttaattttcttaagATTGAATTTCTCTGAAGAAGAGGTAGACGTGGGTTTACTTTATTCCACAAAGTACTAAGAGAATTTTCAACCTCTTCTAGTAGATTCTGTTtggaaatattttgattattgctttcagtaaaataaaaagagtgaaTTACTTGACGAAATGTTGGAAGATCAGCTGAAGGCATTTCTGATGGGAGGCCTCcgtattttaaactattttccaAACGAGTTTTCCTCTATATGcttttaggcattttttttataaattgttttgctattaataaatcataatttaaaaatctaaaaacaacaaaacaatgCGCAATGCGCATGCCTACTTCAAAAAATGGCGGTTTTCCTCGAAAATAGATTAAGTCTAAATAAATGTACATTTTTGTGAACCAGCCATTTTCCAGGCATTATTAGCAAGTACatgttatacattttattattattttttgattcgTATGTTAACGTTGTTCAAGTTATCTTGCGTAagcgctactttcgtatgtaaaaaaataaaactattttgggattcgtattattttgttattgtattcgaaataaaactattttgtacgAAATGTAGCCTATCAAAAGCTTGCGAAAGGCTACGTTTCGTAAGTAGCATTTGCGAAATGAAATCGACGGTTTTTTATGCTTCGTAAAATTcggtgcaaaaaaaaaaaattcctgattTTCAATATCGTTCcgaaagaattttattattccAGAATTGTACGAAATCTTCCGGTTAACAACTTTACCAATTTTCAAAcagctttttattaattaaagcaataaataatgttttatggcaataattcaagCAGATGGcgattaaaattattatttggttaagcgcgcattaaaaaacttattacatttaatatttccTAATTTATATGTCGTGTTTGGAAAGTATTTTACATTTCTCTTATCAAAAAACCAGCAAAATTGacaataaaaggttttttgttaaaCGATTTCGATTTCAAAATTGACTCGATAATACTACAGTATTTTTGCAACCTTTCCCAGtgggcacaatgacgttgaaataacgttgaaacaacgtcgcacACCGACGAAATGCAatgttgaaacaacgttgaaatttggtggAATTGGAAACATAATCCGACGTTGAAAAccacgacgttgaaacaacgtcgatgaaaacgttgtttcaacgttgttctaacgtcttatcgactacatatcatccatatttcaactttgataaaatgaaaattaaaagttcaacgttgaaattACGTTGTTTTAAAGTCTTATCGacaatatataaatcatatatgGTTGATATATtgtcgataagacgttagaacaaTGTTCAAACAACCTAATTTCAACGTTAAAATTTGgtcatttgataaaaattatacagCCTATTGGATATAACTTATATCCAATAGGCTGCAGCCATGTTAAATTGTCATCGTTAACATGTTAAATTGTCCAGATAGAATGTTAACATTTtgatatatacattttatattaacatatttgaaTCGTCATTTACGCACCGACCTCACCATTGGATCTGTCGGGTGCATATTTCAACAAACTTATGATATCTGTTCTGACTTCACCAACCGTAGCAGTCGCTTTACTAAGCATGACGCtctttataaaaaaggtattgcctgagtaatttgcaACAAATACAGCAAGAACTTGAAATTAAAGTAGCACCAAAGCATCAAATTGTGTTTTTCAATAACATATATCATTACTCATGACTTACCAACAACAACCTTACAAATGTTTGTGCCTTCAAATTTCTCTTTACCCTTGCCGCCAGCCATGTTGAACTTTGATTGTAAACCATTGGTCATCAATCTAcaacaaaaagttattatttttataaatacattaaacttTGATACAATATCAGGTTAGGTAGCCTAATGGCACCGCGTATAGCGCGGAATTCcgaatggttttaaaatttcaaaaaattcaatgacttttttttttgtagaaataggtcaatttcaataaaaattatacatatatatataatagatcaTCCAGGTCAAATTTGAAAAATCCGAAAAATTGTTTGCGGAAAAAGTCCGGAatattcccccccccccccttattTTTCCCTCTTAATTTGTTTTCATCTgagttgctttttattttttagttttaaatttttggaaactttttttaatttttgtatgagtgatggctaaaaaagcctaaaaatcaaatatattatatatatcaataaacttGTACGTATGGAAAACATttcatacttatatatatatatatatatatatatatatatatatatatatatatatatatatatatatatatatatatatatatatatatatatatatatatatatatatatatatatatatatatatatatatatatatatatatatatatatatatatatatatatatatatatatatataggtaatatatatgtataggtaAGCAAAACGTGATGAAATTGCTTACCTTTCTTTAAGTAACTTTTAGTAGAAAAAGAAGAGGGAAAAGGAATAATAATGAGAATAAATTAATCCCTGACCCAACCCAAACTCTTCAATGTGTTATCAACTCCCTTGCGAGTTCTCCCtaaatcagtcgatgtatgtaccgAAGCCCTCAACTATCCCTAAATCAGTGTGACGTCATAGCGCTTACCAAAGTATGCAATATCAGTTTTTACCTTTACatcacattttttgtatttttttaaatagtttcacctccaattttagaaagtttgttaacctagaggtttaagaaaatagttcacatttattttatcatcacATTTATAAAGTAcacttataaaaagttacaagtagattaacaaaatgttaaaaaataaaataaaactaattcctaaaatataaccaaaaagaaaaataatggtttaaaaaaacctaCCACTTCAGATTCTACCTGGGAATCGCTTAAACTACAGTCATAATTACTAAACGACTTTAATTCAGACATGGAACTTCCGGACTTTttgtgttgttattattttcattagtgGAGAGAGCTTTCACTAACATCTCTTTCATTTCTGCTAGCGCACATATAACTTTCTTCTGAAATACTAATtataaagatacaaaaaaaagataaaacaaccAAACAGCAATCAACATTGAAAGACACCATTTCAAAATGTTAAGTAAATTATTGGATTTTAACATATCTTATTGTCATATTGTCTCAAATCTAATCTCATATCTAATGTCTCAAAGATATTTACTTGCTTATATTACTAATACAATAAAGTGAATGCcaaaataaatatctaatatTTTACATACTTTCCTCAGTAAGTGGAAATTTTCCACTCAATGATGCATCTTTTCTAGTTGCCTTTCTTTAAAGGGAATTTAATAAGGGTGTCTCTGGCAATGAAAGTGCTTTTCCCTTTGGAGGAAAAGCACACGCACCACCTTGGCTTTGCACTATGTTAAAATCATCTTTTTCCTCACAAAAACCTTGGCATTGTtgatctaaatattttttagataataaagtaATTCTATCTTTTTAACctgttatgttaaaaaataatcaatataataataacaaaataacctTAACATTGGCatcctaaaaaataaatcaacaacaaaaaaactaactttaaaacacataaaacaaataaaacatatcGATTTAACAAGCAATAAAATCACTGAAGTATATAAAAGAATGCtctaattcttttatttgtaaaacagCTTGCACACAGACAATCAATACCTTGAGCCCCAGcatgtggagtatgcataagagttgttacttttttcttttttacttgaGTTACAGGAGTAGACACTTGCTTACTAACCTGTTggttatttttagtttgattttattttctctttaatGAAAATTGGAGTGGTTcctctaataaataaaaataaaattgttaatacttgaatttaataatattttttaactttattatatttgaatacgttttaataaatcaataaatatagcAAACATCTTGTATcaactttaaaactaattacCGTAATCTGAATCTGATTCTACCTGAGTATCACTGGTAGTTGCGAACTCAAAGTTGTCACACAACTTACgatataaaattatcaatttaatttgaaattatactttaaacatataacataataaagaaaagttcccaaacactaaaaataaaatatacatagaaggagcttattttacaaaaatgaaaaaaaagtaaagactttatgttaataaaaaaaattacattaccTCCAcgacattttattttcaatagctTAAACCTGTGCCAGTTAGCCTGTGGTTCAcgcatttcattgaaacaatttataacatttaacgATGATGGCCAGCACAAAAAATTCTTGATTGCCCAACATTCTGGCGCTGTACCCTCTATTTTTTCTCCATTTCCTAGCCAAACAGCTCGTATGTACATTTTTACTGGCATACTTTATTTAgctataaaagtttattttagaaaacaacACTTTATACTCATTTATAATTTGTTAGTGCAAAACAACATaagaatacaattttaaattatagtttatgatatattataaagcTGCCTAGtgaaaacaatattgaaatttaagtgttaaaatgttttaccattaaattttaaaaaagtattaacattttacaataaattaaatagttatttttaaataaaatttgatattagcTTTacaatttagtaatttttttattatttaaaaatcataacaagCTTTATTAACTTAacctaaagaaaataaaagctttattttttatttttttgcatttgtatCATTTACCAATACATGAGATGGAGTTATAATGAAAATTGGgcataatttaatgataattttctACCAAACAATATCATGAACTAAAGAAGCAAacataaatccatttttataaGACAAGCGTACAACTTTCCTTGAAAAATctgctttatttattatacatttgtCAGAcagatagttttttttaacgcgAACAATATTCAAGCTCATAGAATCACACGGATAGTTAAAAAGGCTTGATAATTCATTGTTTCTTAAAACATCATAGCCACAATAACCATTTTCATACAGGGATTCGACACGACAAAACTTTCCTTTATTTAGTAAAAACCAACAGTCTTTATCTTAAATAGAGCAAACAGTCTTAATAGATTTGATTGAATATGATGAGGCACAATTTTCCAACTCTTCGCTGCGTTTTGCAATTTGAGCTAACGGATTATGAGCATTTTTAACGAATAACGAATAATGTATAAACACCCTTACTAACAATACCTTTCAATACCACACAACCAGTATACAGTAGAAACTGTCGACATTCAGTGGCTTTCCATCGTTTTTATTCAATCACAGTTCTTGGCTGTCTTGAAAATTCTGAAGGCATTTTCCCATTTAAAATTGCCAAACGATTTACGATTTCACTTATTTGTAAACGTGAAAGTCTACAAGCACGAGGTCAATCcccaattaaaaatttaaacatccTTTTTATCACTCCAAGACAGACAAGATGCATGTAGTCTAAGAAAAAACTCTTTACACAAGATATGTTATAATCTAATAACGGTGTTCGTTGCAACTGATGCTTTCCATATAAAATTGCAGCAAAGTTAACATCTGTTTGCAGAGGACCTTTCAGTAAATGAAAGACTACCCTTCCATCATATGAGCCTTTTATTGTATAACGCTCACAACTAAAATAACCTGTGTGtgatttaatacattttaaaaacgcccTAGCAGGGGCATCACAAATAAATAGCTTAATGTATAAGTTAGCCCCTGAAGTAAATACAGCACTTTTTAGATTTGGCGTAATCTCCGTTATTATGCTCTTCATTCCAGCTTGAACTTCTCTTGACCGAATTGAAAGCTTACTTGAATATGTTGTTCTGTGATGAAGGCTCAGTTTAGGGTTTGcaatgttaaataatttcttgAAACCTCTTCCTTCGACTACTGAAAAGGATGCCAGATCAGTGCAAAAGTAATCCAGCATTGCAGAGTCAAACTGTTTTTGAATGGAATTGTCTTTGTCATACTTGGACTTTGTTTCAAGCATTTTGACAATGGTTTGTTGTTTCTTCTTAGGAGGAGGAAGAAGAGAGTCGTCAGTTATTTCAGAATACTCAACGTAATCTGGGCTGTGTTTTTTTTCGAGGTGACGATGAATTCCGCTGGTGGGTCCATCTTTTGTTTTCAAAGACTTTTTGCACGCCTTGCATTCAGCACCgtcacttgttttttaaaaatatcttcagattttgttttttcttggtGACGTTTTTGATCGTTGAAATGAGGCAAGAATATTTCTTTTCAATATGAACAATATGTGTCAAGTTGAATTCCACTGGTAAACTAATGAAATTAAGTCGAAAGTGCaccattttatacaaaaagtttttgtatttaaaatctaattaaaaatatttaaaatctaattaaaattttttaattagatttaaaaaaaaaatctaattaaaaaatctaattaaaaatctaattaaattcACGGAgtcaaaatattaattaattaaaaaaacaaattattaaccattttgtaaattataacaatttttaatttggaaaataatataatatttaagtcTCGTTCTACTTCTCACAAGAATTTTCTATTTCTCGTTTCTCACGAAAAGTCCCATTTCTCACGAGAAACGAAAATGAGGTGAGATCTCGCTCATGGTTAATTTTTGGTTATAtgacgtcgcgactaaaaatcaaccgtaaatcaacgttgaaataacgtcgTGTGTCCACTGggtttaacaataattatttaactttaaaaataaaataaaatgagcaATACatgttttatagaataaattttgttaaatatatctCGTTGATTAAATAAGTGTTTTGAGAATATATGTAACCCGATGAAAAGTTTAGCAAATAAGTGGTCGTCCATAATTTACGTACGCCTGAATTTCGCCCCTTTTTCTCcgcaccccccccccctcaattCCACATTTTGCTATAGTTTATTTGAGTACCCTCCATTTCCCTAAAATTATCTACGCTCTTAACCTACCTACCCAACACTCCCAGCCCTCCATCTCATATACACTCTTTGCAAACCCTCTCTCCCCCACccaagcgtacgtactttatgaacAATCCCTAAATgctgttaattaaacttttataaggttaaaaaatacaaaataatttttttaacagaaccTTAATacgaataataataatttaataataataaatataatgtaaaattaagTTATAGCAATAAACAAGCTCAAAGTgtctgaaatattttataaatatttttaatgcgaACTtcgtaaaaataacaaaaaaataataatttaaaataactaaaaaagttcaatagtaatttatgataaaaaaaaaaaaaacttttatataatgataacgaaaaaaattctttaatagtctttaatggaaaaaaaaaatctataatttactaacaaaaactttttttaagatttcttttCGAAAATCTACAATGACGTCATTTATTAAAACTCTTTGGAATTAAACGGGCTTGAATAGAGTCTGCAGATTGCGacgtatattttaaatactttgagAGAATTGTTTCAGTAGAAACGACGAGCTTCGAGTAAGacaacaaagtttgtttttgttggtatatatttattgttttgttttactgaaaaaaattctgcccaaacattttttttatcattctctttaatataaacacaacttgtctcggctCCCTTTAAAACCAAATATTACTTTAAGCAAAGAATAGTTTGTTTAATAAGCTAAAAGGGCAGCTTACATTTTTTCTagataaaaaaaccttaaaatttgaaaaactttttttgtaaaaaataaattttcttaacatttttcca includes:
- the LOC136081672 gene encoding uncharacterized protein LOC136081672, producing the protein MPYAHNLLIDSGHISEVSASDPDVLVNDSEEEYNPLKSSQYNLIKLDRFAMEPVRYDVSSSAAAALANALLLDYGIIKHGDLNQVVDRSKIEREKKKVMSRYGDQHDNSLSNLVCLGVDGKDDKNVLQFKDVIENGDTRLSRVTKKEHHLTFTNENSFKNGSYLSHKNLPSNDATGLLQSEVVYNVLKEYASLNSVQALLLDNTNVNTGFKIGVIACLEKKLQLLHV